AGGTATCTATGAACACCACAACGTTCTCCGGCTTTATAACCTCGGCCCAGGGATCTTCCAGCTCATCATCAACCCCAAGATCCCTCAGCGTAATTCCCCTAACCCTCTCATCGGCCACGATTTTACCCTGATAGAACTCCCTGCTCGGGAACTCCATTATCCTCTCGTTCATCCTGTACTGAACCGTAAGCATCTCGCTCTTCCACGGGTACCTCTCAATTAATCCCTCAAACAAAGTTTTAGATAGTTCCTGGGCCTCTAAGCTAAGTATCGTGGGAGGTAGCTGTTTGTGATCCCCAGCCAAGATGAACCTCTCAACCTTATTCAGTGGGATCAAGATACTGGGGATCGTTGCCTGGGTTGCCTCGTCTATTATTGCAACATCGTAACTATCGTAATCAACAAATTCCAGTGCCGCCGATGAGTTAGTCGTCAGCACTACATCCGCCTCCCTGATTATGTCCCTCGCTATCCTCTCCTCAAGCTTCCTGGCATCTTCAAAAGCCTTCTGAACCTGCCTGTTCAGCTTTATCCACTCCGCCATCTCCCTGATGAGCCTCGCCGATAATCCCCTCGCTCCCCTCTTCCTCTCGGCGAGCTTTAGGATTTCCGAATCGCTCAAGCCCCTCCTGAACTTTGGGGTTGGTTTGATGTAAGTATCCCTCTTTTCGGCTAGACTCTGTCCTATGACCCTCAGTTCCCTGAGCTCACCGTACAGCTCGTGCTGGGTTATCAGATAAGCTAAGGTCGTCTCGTGAAGCTCCCTCGAGACCCTGCTCGGGTGGCCGACCCTAACTATCTTAACTCCCTCTTTGGCGAGCCTCTCCACTAGATTGTCAACTGCAACGTTGCTTTCGGCCGTTGCGAGAACCTTGTTACCCCTCTTAACCTCCTGCCTTATCAGCTCAACCAATGCTCTAGTCTTTCCAGTCCCGAATGGGCCGTGAATTAGGAAGAAGTCCTCACTTCCCAAAGCTTTTGATATGGCCCTCCTTTGGGCTGGATTGAGGCTCTTATCAAAGGGCTCAAATTTCACTTCCTCACTCTTTGAGGGCTCATCTAAACCTAGGTAGAACTCTAGTGCTTTTTTGCCGGCCTTCTTTATCCTGTCAAGGTTTTCAAGCCACCTTTTGAAAGTTATGTCGTTGGCGTACAGATCAAGCCTTACATCCCTTAGGGCCCACTCCGGGACGGTCTCTAAGGCAACGACAATGAACCTCTTTCCCTTCTCTACTACAGTGCCAACGAGGTCGCTCTTTAAGGGGTCCCTCCTGCTTATAACGACTAAATCTCCAACACTTATCTCGGTCTTTATCTCCCTGCTCCTCCCGTACTTGACGAGAAAGTAGCCGAGCTCCTCACCAACGATCTTCCCGTTCAGGTTGAGAATAGCCCTCCCAACTTTCTCCCTCTCAACTCCGCTTAACCTTCTCATCTCTAACCTCATGACCTCTATTTCAGCTTCTCTTTCGATTTCAACAAGCTCTTTGAGCCTGTTTATGAAGCTTATTAGGTTCATCGAAGGTCTCTCCCAGGATAAATTCATAAAGTTTTGGATTTTTATTCGAAAAGAACCAGGTTCCTTTATGGGTAAAGGCCCATCTCTCGTGAGGGTTTAAGGGGAAATGGAGTTCCCCGTAAATCGGCTCTCACGAGGAACTTAGACAGGTACATTGGGACCCGCCACTCGTGAGGCATTTGAATAGGCTGTTCTTTTTGTAGTTTCTTTTGTTGGTTGTAAATCGTGAATTTTTTGGTTTTTGAGTGTGCTTTTGTTTTGGGGCTGTTTCCGTTCGGCCCGGAGGCTGATCCGGTGGCTCCAATGTGAGCGGGAGTGCAAAGCCAACCGCACCACTTGCACTACAACTGGTAGCGGAAACGGTAGAGCTGATAGGAATTTAGTTAGCTCGCAGAATAATGGTAAGGAAAAGGTTGGTGTCTATAGGAGATAATGTTAAATACGATTGTAGTGAGATTGTAGTTGGTGGGGTTGATGGCGGAGGGTGCTGAGTACCCAATATCTGTGAGGCTCCCAGGGTATGTGGTCAAGAAGATTGACGAACTGGTAAGGAAGAAGGAGTTTAGGAGCCGCTCAGACTTCATCAAGTATGCGGTCATCCTAGCCCTGGGTCAGATAATGGTTGAAGAGGCTAGAGAGCTCGCCAAGAGTCTAACTCCTGAAGAGATAAGGAGGGAGGTTGGATAGGCTAGGAGAAGGTTGCTTGCTGGAGAGTTTGAGAACGAGGAGGA
This window of the Pyrococcus kukulkanii genome carries:
- a CDS encoding IGHMBP2 family helicase; this translates as MNLISFINRLKELVEIEREAEIEVMRLEMRRLSGVEREKVGRAILNLNGKIVGEELGYFLVKYGRSREIKTEISVGDLVVISRRDPLKSDLVGTVVEKGKRFIVVALETVPEWALRDVRLDLYANDITFKRWLENLDRIKKAGKKALEFYLGLDEPSKSEEVKFEPFDKSLNPAQRRAISKALGSEDFFLIHGPFGTGKTRALVELIRQEVKRGNKVLATAESNVAVDNLVERLAKEGVKIVRVGHPSRVSRELHETTLAYLITQHELYGELRELRVIGQSLAEKRDTYIKPTPKFRRGLSDSEILKLAERKRGARGLSARLIREMAEWIKLNRQVQKAFEDARKLEERIARDIIREADVVLTTNSSAALEFVDYDSYDVAIIDEATQATIPSILIPLNKVERFILAGDHKQLPPTILSLEAQELSKTLFEGLIERYPWKSEMLTVQYRMNERIMEFPSREFYQGKIVADERVRGITLRDLGVDDELEDPWAEVIKPENVVVFIDTSKIENRWERQRKGSESRENPLEAKIVTEVVKKLLEVGVKPEWIGVITPYDDQRDLISMSVPEEIEVKTVDGYQGREKEVIILSFVRSNKAGEIGFLKDLRRLNVSLTRAKRKLIMIGDSSTLSSHETYKRLIEHVREKEKLIDARELI
- a CDS encoding ribbon-helix-helix domain-containing protein; its protein translation is MAEGAEYPISVRLPGYVVKKIDELVRKKEFRSRSDFIKYAVILALGQIMVEEARELAKSLTPEEIRREVG